The stretch of DNA TTCATCAAACCTAGCAGGATTTAGTATGGGACTTATACAACCTTAGAAACCGGAACATACTCGACAATTTCTTTGGGGAAAACGATAACAATTGTGCTTCCGCCATAAGCAAAGTATCTAAGAATTAGACCACATCAGTACGACATTAAAAGAAATTTGTTAGAACAAATACCCAAGTTCGTCTCCTCTTTTCAAAACGGCCCCCTTTTCTTTGCCGCCCGTCCACTGAATGCTGCCAACGAGAAGAGCACCCACGGCAACGTACGCGACCAATTGACCCGTCGGAATATGCTTCAGATACAAGATGGAACGGGTATTAGCCGTTAAAACATCGAAACCAGGTTCATTGATAGCTTGAGGATTGACTAAGAGATACAAAAAATAATCAAAGTCACTTGTGAAGATTTTCAAGTTTTAAAGCAAGATTTTACCTGTATAGAAATGACCTGGAACGTTCTCAATGTCCCCAACCTCACAGTCAATGGGGCAGTGGAACCGATGGTAATCCGCAGGGGCGAGACGGAAAATAGCGATACTGGCGTTCTGGAAAGACTCGGCTTTAGGTGAGTCGGGTGGCAGGTTAAGCAGATTAGGGACGTTAAAGTTCTGCCCTTTGACCCTGCAGTACGAAGCATTTAGCTGAATGTCCGGGTATTTGAGCTATCAGCTGAAATCCTACCAAAAGGCTTTAGCAAGGTCAATAGAAGTGAAAACTGTTAAACGGCAATCTGCGGCTGATACGATGACGCTTTTGTCGTCTTCGTTCTGAACCGGACGAGCATCCGGTTTCAATTTTCTGTAATCCAAGTTTCCGTGAGGCAttaaaaaatgaaaatggaaaaaaagTATCGAACCTGTAAAAGAACTCGTTGAAATTCTTATACTTGGTGATATCGGGCTCGAGTAATTCATCAATCTGTATGGAATATGTCTCAATAAAAGAATGAATAGATGCTGCAGATTTTGGATCGTCATAGATTTGTCCTTGCTATAGAGCAGAAATGCATATACAATAGATCAGAAAGAATCAATAAAGGATATCACTGCAGGATATGACCTTAATCGATTGTTGGCGAAGTAGCTGGTCTACTTTGTGCGTTCCAAGCACAACGATTTGTTCTTTTCCGTAGAATAAAAGATGCATTCCAAGTCTGTAGATATTTAGCCAACGTCTCAAGTGACGTCATGGTTTCGATAGGAAACGAACGCCTCTCACCTGGCGTATAAAGGCATAGTCTCAAAGAATGGTTCAGTGCTCCCTCTAACAATCACGTAGTTCCCGCAATGGTAGTCAACAGCCAATTTCTCTATGCCAGGTATCAAGGATTTGATCCAGTGAGAATTGATGAGAGAGCGAATTGGCGTATGGATGTGGTGGGTCACATTGGGTGCCTCTGCGGAGTGGTCCACAATGGCAGAAAGACCGtttgcgatgtcttcatGTGAGGCGTCTGGCAAGGTATCAGGTGTTACAGGATCGATAGGCTTGTCAATGTTGGACGCATGGAGGGACATTTT from Psilocybe cubensis strain MGC-MH-2018 chromosome 7, whole genome shotgun sequence encodes:
- a CDS encoding Phosphatidylserine decarboxylase proenzyme 2, whose product is MSLHASNIDKPIDPVTPDTLPDASHEDIANGLSAIVDHSAEAPNVTHHIHTPIRSLINSHWIKSLIPGIEKLAVDYHCGNYVIVRGSTEPFFETMPLYARLGMHLLFYGKEQIVVLGTHKVDQLLRQQSIKQGQIYDDPKSAASIHSFIETYSIQIDELLEPDITKYKNFNEFFYRKLKPDARPVQNEDDKSVIVSAADCRLTVFTSIDLAKAFWVKGQNFNVPNLLNLPPDSPKAESFQNASIAIFRLAPADYHRFHCPIDCEVGDIENVPGHFYTVNPQAINEPGFDVLTANTRSILYLKHIPTGQLVAYVAVGALLVGSIQWTGGKEKGAVLKRGDELGYFAYGGSTIVIVFPKEIVEFDEDLVSNSQKPIETLVKVGYSIGKTVRA